In the Populus trichocarpa isolate Nisqually-1 chromosome 1, P.trichocarpa_v4.1, whole genome shotgun sequence genome, GGAACATAATCTCTATATTGCAACGAGAATGGATCGCTGACATTCGATTCGAACCATGTGTGGTTTACCAGGAAGGCCAGCTTGCATCCTTCTCTATCTTGATTATCATCTGTAGCTTCTATTCTTGGATTGAAAACCTGAAGGGATGATGGTGGAAAAGCCTCACAGAAATTTTTACTGTTTACGTCACTGCAGGTAGACACACAACCGATGAGATTTGGCGTGATTCCGGTCATTAAAGCTTGAGTATTACAACCTACTGCGATGAATACATTATCGTTTCTGGAGAAGACAAAAGGAGTTCCAGTCAAATTCAGAGGCACACCATCTTCCCTGCCAGTACAATTCGAGGATATTATTGGACTTTTGACAGTAACAGTGGCTCTTTCAGCTGAAATATTCAGCACCTCCATGTTGATTCGACTTATTAAAGCTCTAGCAGGGTTGGCAGTTGCATTGCATTCTATGGCGAACCATTCGTTCATGTAGCAATCTTTTCGTATTCCGAAGGGGTATGGAATGCTGATGTCTCCTCAACGATCTGGACAACCGGACCTTGCGATCggtgctgctgttgctgctATTTGAAACATTAGCATCATCAACATCAATTGAAACACCAATTTCCAAACcatttccccccttttttttcttttctttttgaaagttttgattCCAAATCGCTCCTAAATAAGTTCATATATCCCTGTAAAGCAAGAATTGAGATGTTTCTTTGTACCTTCTTGGTGACTCACCGGGTCAAACCAGCTAGGataattaaagaataaacaCCGGTGGAAAGTAGATTTTCAGTAGCATGTAGTTGAAAAGTCGTCCAGTTACTTGGTCTCCAGAGATCggttcaaattgaatttttcaagtAATGAATATAAAATTCGTGTTCAGTACCTAGTCAATTGTACAGTTCTGAGAGTTACTAGTCAATTTTCATatagttttgattattttttttattttgtttacaaaTGAGAGATTCGAGCttgaaatttatagaaaaaataaacacttcCATCAGCTGAGTTACAGtaaaactctttctttttttgaccattggtttttttttttttctttgctcggCTGCtgcaaagaagaagagaagaaagattgCAATTGTTTTCGAAGTCGAAACAAGATAAATTCCAGAATCATAGAAATTTAAAACTTCAAGAAGATGCTTATCTTTTGGAAATCGAATTCCTATACGTTGAaggatttttcttgttaattgaaattaagaCCATTTAGACAATATAATCCAATTAAAAGACTTTCTAGCAGCTTTGAGATCCACCAATATTCCAAATAAAACACTTGTCATTAGAAAATTGAGGGTGCAAGGACAGTAATCAACCACTTGAAAAGTCTAGCACTTGTATCATACTGTATGTCTAGGAGGCCTAGCTATcgttgctggaaaaaaaaatagggttccAGGAATGGTTCTTCTCTGTTTGCTTGGGTTTAACGCAAGGGGACGCAGTCTACTGTGTTAACTATGGGCCCTATGCTTCCTAGGAGGTTTACAGGGTACCAGTACCCCTATTCATCGATTTTGGtaacaagaaaacaagaaaacaagaagaacaagaagaagaaatcagaGGCCTATCATGGCTATAGAGAGTGTATTGATCTCGCTATCTATTCGACCCGCCCAATTCTCGACCTGGGCTAGGCTGAGTTATTAGCCAGATGGGATATGATGACCATGGTAAGGACCCGAAAGTTAGTTTCTTTTCCCTCGTATTATTTGCAGCcttcatttcaacaatttccTTAtctgaacatttttttaaaaaaaaaaaaaaaaccaccattaACAGTAACAGCCATGTACACTACTGTCATTAACTTAATTGCATCCACAAGTGGTCTTTAGAGAAGCATGCATTCCTGTCCATTGACAAAGTAAAAGTTTCATATCCTAGACTACTTTTAACTCTTTAAGCCACGGTGTGTGTAGGGGGCAAGGATCAGGCTTCCCTTCAGAAACCGCATTCCCGGAGAGAGAATAGAACCAGCCATTCCTCCATTTAAACTGCAAGAAGTTAACTTTCAAGTGAGAAGCagattgcaattttattttattcttgcaGTAGATGTGCAACAAAATAAGGTAAACTTTATCCTCCCTTAACCCTCTTCTATTAGGTCCAAGTAGGCTCAAGTCTCTTAACCAACATATATTTATCAAACTAGTTCGAATCCACCAACTCCATCAAAATTGATAAAGTTCTGCTAAATGCTTAAAAGCTAAGGTTAACAAAAACTTGTACCTCCTTAACAGCTGTCGGGAAGTGGGCAACAGCACGTGCATAGGCACATAATCTTTCCTCGATAGCTTCTTCAAATACTATTCCTTTTTCTGCAGCTGCTGCAGAAGCAAGTTCTGTAATAAGGCTAGACACCTAGAAACACAAATATCAGTATCAATCAGATCTATTCATTTTAGAGATTTTATTGTGGACGaacaaattcaagaatttaaCATCATAATCTTGTGAAGTAAAGGTCTGCAAAAGGAGAGGAGGCTTAGCGAAGGGCTGAAAGGAAAGAGCTCTTTGCCAAGTTGTTGGAGCATGACTTGCTTAGATATGCACACCACATAGAAAACAGAAAATCATGTGCAAGGAATACCTAGTTTCACAATTACATCATCCAATTGATTTATATCTTAAAGTCCACAAAGCATAAAGAAGTAGCACTAATAGTGAATGGGATTTACTAAATAGCATCAAGTAGACAGCGGATTAGCTGCAATCAAATGAAagcattaaagaaataaataatgaatgaaacaaattaaatcatccAAGTATAAACTATAAACACTAGCGAAGGATACACAGTAACTCAAACTCTGATGCTTTAAATAGACTCCATTGTCAAAGATAGCTTTACCTCATAGCGGAATTCTTTCTCCACGACACCAACAGTTGCCCCTGGATGATGAGCTCCAACAAGCATGAATGCTGAGATCCAGATCAGCTTCTCTAACATTTGCTTCTGAAAAGCTTTCTTGTCAAGAACCTGATTGCAACGATGAATAAAAATGTAAATATGCCACACTAATATCAGAATGTGAATTCCACAATTCTGAACGTAAAGAGGAAAGAGGAACGTTAGACTAAGTTtgaacactgaaaaaaaaaaggaaataaccCAGAAAACCCACCCCATCAAAGTGCCAACCTTGCCTTTATCTTTGATTACAGAGTTAAACCTGAAGATCTTACCTTTTTGTGTCAACCTCCAATCCctgtgttttttagattttaatgaaTTCCCTTATAATGGTTTCAATCAGATGAAGATTAAGAAAACTTTCTTTACCTTACAGGACAGCCCTCCAGCAGCTACTGCAGATGCCCATTTTCCATATGCTGCAGTCAGTCCTTCAGGATTGGTATCAGTCTTTCCATCAGTAGGAGGTTCTCCAAGCTTTGATACAGCAAAATATGCCAGCACATGGTCTGCATCACCAAGACCTTTACTTTGAAACCATGGCTCCAGCATCCCattctggaaaaaaaccaaatctgcTAGACTGTCAGCATCCACCCAATCATTCACTGCCATTTATCAGAAGCCATAAAATGCATAGCAAAGATTACAAAATCCAAAGTTTCAGATCAAATAAATTCCATAATAGCATAATCCAACGACATTGATGAAGAAAACACTGAAATTTTGTCACTCaactgttctttttttttttcacatcaaaATTTTAGCAATTCAAAAGGCATAAGAGATATTAAACTTCcaattcaatcaaacaaaacaatccTATATACAATTCGATTCAATGAGAGCATAGAATATTATAATTCAATCAACAAAactaaaagcaaaaacaatacaTATTAAACTTTCAActcaatcaaacaaaacaatccTAAATACCATTCGGTTCAAATAGAGCATACAATATTATAATTCAATCAACGAAactaaaagcaaaaacaatttgcaCTCTGaccatttttataaaaacaaaacagtaacaTATAATCAGGTATTGATACCGCTCCATCTAGGCTTGGGTGTGGCTTCGAGAACAGCATCAAGATCATCATTTCCTGTACAAACCAAAATGGGACCCTCAAAATCAAGCGGCACCGGTTCTCCTCTCTTCACAAGCAAATCCTGACCACTACCCATTTCTTGTAAGGCCCTTCCCACCCTTCCAACACCAACAATCACGGCTGGGGTCACCTTGGCAGCATTTGGGGCTGTGGCCATAGCTAAAGTTTTAGTCTTTTGAGTCCTGCTGATGATTTCGgtgctaaaaaaattgaactttgaaTTGGGTTTAATGAGAGACGAGTTATAGAGAGTAGTGCTAGTAATGAGTGTGCGGGGGGCCATGTGTTTTGGTGATAATGGTGGGTTTATTAGCAGTGCAAGAGAGGGATGGGGATTGTGTTGGGGCCATGGTGATTGGTGACTGCCTGCTAATATCGAAGGCACAAAGTGACAACATGGAGGCGATCACCACTCAATTTCTAGTTATCTATCCAAAAAGAAACACGTGTGGGtcttctgattttattttgtttttctgttcttttttttttttcttacaggtcAACCTCAGTTTTTAttgatatacattttttttatgatccattttaaaaatatgtatattttaattcatctgTGGACAAGTTTTCCTTATCTAAATTGATGCATTTATAAGGTATTTTTTGGGCATAATTCTCTTGGAATAAAAAAGTTTGACGTGAGAGAGAACCTCAAAGGTTcgatttattttacatgtaaggTCTTGAATCTATATTTAATGGCATAGTTATAAATCCTAAGCTTGGGTTAACTTGGGGCTAGGGTTAACTTAGGGTAGGGATggtttcttataaaaaaatatcaacttaaattaatttatttttttatattattttagaaaaaaatataaataaaatatttagcgggtttttagttgattttatttcaagtCACCAGtctatcttaattttttattggattagactatattaatttcttattatattttttttaacccgaatggtttcatattttatatctaGGTTATGTATGATGGTgtgatttctaaaaaaaattaatctttatagCTGATTTGTGGTGaatatattggatttttttttgttgaatttaagtTCAAGAGGGTGTTATGTgtgtattgatatttttaggaAGTggatttgaaaatgtatttaattttaatattttaactcAGGCAGTTTTTGAATTACTCATACTTCAGCTC is a window encoding:
- the LOC7455775 gene encoding uncharacterized protein LOC7455775 isoform X1, whose translation is MAPRTLITSTTLYNSSLIKPNSKFNFFSTEIISRTQKTKTLAMATAPNAAKVTPAVIVGVGRVGRALQEMGSGQDLLVKRGEPVPLDFEGPILVCTGNDDLDAVLEATPKPRWSVNDWVDADSLADLVFFQNGMLEPWFQSKGLGDADHVLAYFAVSKLGEPPTDGKTDTNPEGLTAAYGKWASAVAAGGLSCKVLDKKAFQKQMLEKLIWISAFMLVGAHHPGATVGVVEKEFRYEVSSLITELASAAAAEKGIVFEEAIEERLCAYARAVAHFPTAVKEGYMNLFRSDLESKLSKRKEKKGGKWFGNWCFN
- the LOC7455775 gene encoding uncharacterized protein LOC7455775 isoform X2, which encodes MAPRTLITSTTLYNSSLIKPNSKFNFFSTEIISRTQKTKTLAMATAPNAAKVTPAVIVGVGRVGRALQEMGSGQDLLVKRGEPVPLDFEGPILVCTGNDDLDAVLEATPKPRWSDLVFFQNGMLEPWFQSKGLGDADHVLAYFAVSKLGEPPTDGKTDTNPEGLTAAYGKWASAVAAGGLSCKVLDKKAFQKQMLEKLIWISAFMLVGAHHPGATVGVVEKEFRYEVSSLITELASAAAAEKGIVFEEAIEERLCAYARAVAHFPTAVKEFKWRNGWFYSLSGNAVSEGKPDPCPLHTPWLKELKVV